The following proteins are co-located in the Myxococcus fulvus genome:
- a CDS encoding S46 family peptidase has translation MDRALLALGLLLSLPAVADEGMWTYDAFPVEAVKKAHGFTPTQAWLDKVRLGSVRLAGGCSASFVSPEGLVMTNHHCIRGCIEDLSSPKEDLLAKGFQARTPAEERRCPKVEANQLVKMTDVTERMNTATKGLSGAAFNTALKKEMSAVESACATSTDVRCDVVTLFNGGKYHLYEYRRFQDVRLVFAPEFSMAAFGGDPDNFNFPRFGYDVAFLRVWKDDQPAKSPDYLPWAKTGAKDGDLVFVSGHPGGTERKASVAELEFQRDVNLPYTLLMLAEVRGKLKEYSSTSPERFRTTRSRLRGVENGLKALRGRLQALADPALLAKKREDEAELRRRVEANPQAKAATAGAWEETAKALDTYRRMLPEYRMKEAGDAYGSELFGIARQLVRLSEEQGKPNAERLREYTDAQLPSLRQQLLRSAPIALELDESMLAFGLGRLRETLGADDPFVREVLGTESPEGLARALVRGTKLGDVKVRKALLEGGKAAVDASKDPMLLFARKVDGPAREVRKRYEDTVEAVLKRNGERLAKAHLAVYGTSGYPDATFTLRLNPGQVKGWEENGRPVASLTTFGGAYARHTGKEPFKLPDTWMKAKGKVPDATPLDMATTNDIIGGNSGSPVVDRDGRVVGLIFDGNLHSLGGRYAYVPETNRAVAVHGDGILAALEHVYGAARVVRELKAASDVEAPPAR, from the coding sequence GTGGACCGTGCACTGCTCGCACTTGGCCTGCTCCTGTCGCTGCCCGCCGTGGCGGACGAGGGCATGTGGACCTACGACGCCTTCCCCGTGGAGGCGGTGAAGAAGGCCCATGGTTTCACGCCGACCCAGGCGTGGCTGGACAAGGTCCGGCTCGGCTCGGTGCGTCTGGCGGGCGGCTGCTCCGCCAGCTTCGTGTCCCCGGAGGGGTTGGTGATGACCAACCACCACTGCATCCGAGGATGTATCGAGGATTTGTCCTCGCCCAAGGAGGACCTGCTGGCCAAGGGCTTCCAGGCCCGCACGCCCGCCGAGGAGCGGCGCTGCCCCAAGGTGGAGGCCAACCAGCTGGTGAAGATGACGGACGTCACCGAGCGGATGAACACGGCGACCAAGGGCCTGTCCGGCGCGGCCTTCAACACCGCGCTCAAGAAGGAGATGTCCGCGGTGGAGTCCGCGTGCGCCACGTCCACGGACGTGCGCTGTGACGTGGTGACGCTGTTCAACGGCGGCAAGTATCACCTCTACGAGTACCGCCGCTTCCAGGACGTGCGCCTGGTGTTCGCCCCCGAGTTCTCCATGGCGGCCTTCGGCGGGGACCCGGACAACTTCAACTTCCCGCGCTTCGGCTACGACGTGGCCTTCCTGCGCGTGTGGAAGGACGACCAGCCCGCGAAGAGCCCGGACTACCTGCCGTGGGCGAAGACGGGCGCGAAGGACGGGGACCTGGTCTTCGTCTCCGGCCACCCCGGCGGCACCGAGCGCAAGGCGAGCGTCGCGGAGCTGGAGTTCCAGCGCGACGTGAACCTGCCCTACACGCTGCTGATGCTCGCGGAGGTGCGCGGCAAGCTGAAGGAGTACTCGAGCACGTCGCCGGAGCGCTTCCGCACCACGCGCTCCAGACTGCGCGGCGTGGAGAACGGGCTGAAGGCCCTGCGCGGCCGGCTCCAGGCGCTCGCGGACCCGGCGCTGCTCGCGAAGAAGCGCGAGGACGAGGCGGAGCTGCGCCGGCGCGTGGAGGCCAACCCCCAGGCCAAGGCCGCCACGGCGGGGGCGTGGGAGGAGACGGCGAAGGCGCTCGACACGTACCGCCGCATGCTGCCCGAGTACCGCATGAAGGAGGCGGGGGACGCGTACGGCTCGGAGCTGTTCGGCATCGCCCGGCAGCTGGTGCGCCTGTCGGAGGAGCAGGGCAAGCCGAACGCGGAGCGCCTGCGTGAGTACACGGACGCGCAGCTGCCCTCGCTGCGTCAGCAGCTGCTCAGGAGCGCGCCCATCGCGCTGGAGCTGGACGAGTCGATGCTCGCCTTCGGCCTGGGCCGGCTGCGGGAGACCCTGGGCGCGGATGATCCATTCGTGCGCGAGGTGCTCGGCACGGAGTCCCCCGAGGGGCTGGCCCGCGCGCTGGTGCGCGGCACGAAGCTGGGTGACGTGAAGGTGCGCAAGGCGCTGCTCGAGGGCGGCAAGGCCGCGGTGGACGCGTCCAAGGACCCGATGCTGCTGTTCGCGCGCAAGGTGGATGGCCCGGCGCGCGAGGTGCGCAAGCGCTACGAGGACACGGTGGAGGCGGTGCTCAAGCGCAACGGCGAGCGGCTGGCCAAGGCGCACCTCGCCGTCTACGGCACCTCGGGCTACCCCGACGCCACCTTCACCCTGCGCCTCAACCCCGGTCAGGTGAAGGGCTGGGAGGAGAATGGCCGTCCGGTGGCGTCGCTGACGACGTTCGGCGGGGCCTACGCGCGCCACACCGGCAAGGAGCCCTTCAAGCTGCCCGACACGTGGATGAAGGCGAAGGGCAAGGTGCCCGACGCCACGCCCCTGGACATGGCCACCACCAACGACATCATCGGCGGCAACTCCGGCTCGCCCGTGGTGGACCGGGACGGGCGCGTGGTGGGGCTCATCTTCGACGGCAACCTGCACTCGCTCGGCGGGCGCTACGCCTATGTCCCGGAGACGAACCGCGCCGTGGCGGTGCACGGGGATGGCATCCTCGCCGCGCTGGAGCACGTCTACGGCGCCGCCCGCGTGGTGCGCGAGCTGAAGGCCGCCAGCGACGTGGAGGCCCCACCCGCGCGGTAG